One Zeugodacus cucurbitae isolate PBARC_wt_2022May chromosome 3, idZeuCucr1.2, whole genome shotgun sequence genomic region harbors:
- the LOC105216541 gene encoding uncharacterized protein LOC105216541 has translation MQEPFGRARVYLTLLLLSEILLGLAIIIVTAIYQRILGAYMADVERKMLGGQFFNTYILGFQLMVVYSCSIAMWSSLWSRRCSPNVNLLLNLWMFFCFVVVFCGFGTIWSLITCADALENTAEMSLLKGIDLYYTCPEWKLLWDGLQYHKECCGVHSYKDWMKATWMPAEATQCQSASSETALAPYACCKHTCATCFENYIPRTDNSRIPYLTLSQINTEGCLPLFTNKMWEILYVLIALVLVAFKLDLIICCLAKYIIRKQAEIDCCPCDNDGCDDDEGRPMVIVKCPTTRCVKFDGDEGGNPQVACKMDRGNGGLGESCACCSGENMLRGYTVKQEVVHMSTPSPTQRTTRFCNCSADAGAGGGLGVAGSGGNESRILH, from the exons ATGCAGGAGCCGTTCGGTCGCGCACGCGTCTATCTCACCCTGCTGCTGTTGTCGGAAATCTTGCTCGGATTGGCGATTATAATCGTGACAGCGATTTATCAACGCATACTGGGCGCTTACATGGCCGATGTCGAACGCAAAATGTTGGGCGGTCAATTCTTCAACACCTATATACTCGGTTTCCAACTAATGGTGGTGTACTCCTGCAGCATAGCCATGTGGTCCTCACTGTGGTCGCGTCGCTGTTCGCCCAACGTCAATTTGTTGCTCAATCTTTGGATGTTCTTTTGTTTTGTGGTCGTCTTCTGTGGTTTCGGTACCATTTGGTCGCTGATCACCTGCGCTGATGCCTTGGAGAATACGGCGGAAATGTCATTGCTTAAGGGTATCGATCTCTACTACACGTGTCCGGAGTGGAAACTGCTGTGGGACGGTTTGCAGTATCACAAGGAGTGTTGTGGCGTGCACAGTTATAAGGATTGGATGAAGGCCACCTGGATGCCGGCCGAGGCGACGCAGTGTCAATCGGCGAGCAG TGAGACCGCTTTAGCGCCGTACGCTTGTTGCAAACACACGTGCGCCACCTGTTTCGAGAATTATATACCGCGCACGGACAACAGTCGCATACCTTACTTGACGTTATCGCAAATCAACACCGAAGGCTGTTTGCCGCTCTTCACCAACAAAATGTGGGAGATACTCTATGTGCTGATTGCGCTCGTGTTGGTCGCCTTCAAATTGGAC CTCATCATTTGCTGTTTGGCGAAATATATAATACGCAAACAAGCGGAAATCGACTGTTGCCCGTGCGACAATGATGGTTGCGATGATGATGAGGGGCGTCCGATGGTGATTGTG AAATGTCCTACGACGCGCTGTGTTAAATTCGATGGCGATGAGGGCGGAAATCCGCAGGTGGCGTGTAAAATGGATCGTGGTAATGGCGGTTTGGGTGAGTCTTGCGCGTGCTGCAGCGGCGAGAATATGTTACGTGGCTATACCGTTAAGCAGGAAGTGGTGCACATGTCCACACCGTCACCGACGCAACGCACCACACGCTTCTGCAATTGCAGCGCTGACGCAGGCGCAGGTGGCGGTCTTGGTGTTGCTGGTAGTGGCGGCAATGAGTCCCgcatattgcattaa